The DNA sequence TGTTTAGTTGCAGTTCAGGTCCGCGCGCGTCTGGCTGTCGTTGGCCGGCAGGCAGTTGCCCGAGGGCACGCTGTTCGGCACGTAGCGGAAGAGGTCCGGATCGTAGAGCGCGCCTTCGATGAAGGCCGTCAGGTCCGTCATCTCGTCGGCCGTCAGGTTGAGCGGCACGAACTCGGCGGCCAGCTGGCTCTCCGGCACCTCGCTGTTCGAGGGGATGGCCGCGTTTTTATACTCGACCACTTCACGGACCGACTTGAAGGTGCCGCCGTGCCCGTAGAACGGCGAGTCCATCAGGTTGTAGATCTGCGGGGTCTTGAACTTGTAGTTGTCCGCCGCATTGCCGGTGAAGCTGCCGCGGCCGAAGCGGGACGCATCGACGGACGGGTCGCCGTAGACGCCGGGGCCGTTGAGGTTTTCCATACCGAGGGCGTAGAACGTCATCGAGTTCAGGGCCGGGCCGGTGTGGCAGGCGGCGCAGTTCGCCTTGTCGAAGAAGAGGATGGCGCCGCGTTTTTCCTGTTCGGTCATCGCGTCTTTGGTGCCGCGCAGCCACTTCTGGAACGGCGACTGGTTGGCCATCAACGTGCGTTCGAACGCGGCGATCGCCAGACCCGCATGCTCACGGTCGATCGGCTGGCCCGGGAAGGCCTCGGCGAACAGCTGTGTGTAGCGGGCGTGCGTGGTTGCGATCGACTGGTCGACATCGCCCATGCGGTGCACTTTCAGACCGGCGATGGCCTGGATCTCGAGGCCTTCGTAGCCGAAGCTGTTGTCCGCCTTGGGCGTGCCCGGCGTCCAGAAGGCCTGCGTGCCGGCGTTGATGCCGAGCGCGCCGAACTGGCCGTTCCAGAGCTGCGCTTCCTGGTAGGCCCCGTTCATCGCGGACGGCGTACGGATCGGCTGGATGTCCAGCTCGGTGACGTCGTAGTTCGGGTTCTGGGTGCGCGCTTCGCCTTTCTGGCCAAAGCCCCAGCCGCCTTCGCCGATGCCCTGGATGCGACCCGCCTGGAAGCCGGCGGCCGCATGGTGGCACGAGGCGCAGGACTCGGTGCCCATGCCTTCGGCCTTGACGGCGTTGATGTTCAGCGCCGTTTCGTGGTAGAGCAACTGGCCGAGTTCGACCTTTTTCGCCGTGATCGGGTTGCGCGGATCCTGCGGAATCGCGTTAAAATCGGTGCTTTCCGGCAAGCGGAAATAATCCATGCCCTGGCCGTTCGAGGCATCGACCAGCGCGGCTTCGAGCTGTTCATCGAGCTTCGGATCGTCGTCCTTGCCCTTGAAGATGTCGCAACCGACGAAGAATACGCCCATCAACGTATAAATGGCGGCCTGGCGCAGGTAGCGACCATAAAATCGTGTTCCCGCCGGAGCGGCACTGGCATCGCCAGCCCCACCCTCACGACGGAGGTGTTTCGCTGTACTGATCATTGCTTGGAACGGTTAAGTGAGATTCAAAAAGGTGGTGACCCTGTACGGAGTCGAGAGGGGCTGAGGGTGTGACAGGGGCGAATGGGAGTCCCACGCTTGCAAACACAAAGTACTCCGCGAGACCCGACTCGACGCGTAGCCTTTTGGCGCATACCCCGAGGGATATTTGCCTCATTTGAGCTGCGTATCGCGGTTGTAATGACAAGCCCTACACCTTTGCAGGGGCTTCCGGCCGGGGGGGTGTTTGACGGAAGCGTTCGCCGGGATGGCCCGCATCGGGCGGCAGGGCGCGGCGCGAGCGCACGGGATGCCCATCCTTTGTACCGATGCGACACCCACGCGAAGAACCCGCCATGCCGACATCCAAAAAATGCAGATCTGACGACGATCCGCGCAGTTTCAATGGATTCATTGTAAGTTCAGGCGATCGTATTCCTTCGCTCATTCTCGTGGGGTCGCCATGCATGTATCGGCATCCAGCCGGCATTTTGTAGTTCTTTTTACCGCCGGCTTGCTCTTCCTGACGAACGGCTGCACGCGCCAGGCCGCGCCGCCGCCCAATATCGTATTCATCTTCACCGACGACCACAGCGCTAAAGCCATCAGCGCCTACGGCTCCGTCATCAACCAGACCCCCAACATCGACCGGCTGGCGCAGGAAGGCATGCTGTTCCGGCATTGCTTCGTCACCAACTCCATCTGCGCGCCCAGCCGCGCGACCATTCTGACGGGCACCTACAACCACATCAACGGCCAGATCACCAACGAGGAACGATTCGACGGCACGCAAACCACCTTCCCCAAGCTGCTCCAGCAAGCCGGCTACGAAACGGCGCTCGTGGGCAAGTGGCACCTCAAGAGCACACCCACCGGGTTCAATTTCTGGCGCGCGCTCATCGGGCAGGGCCCCTACTACAACCCGCCGATCGGTTCACCCGAGGATACCAGCCGTGTGGAGGGCTACACCACCGACATCATCACCGACCTGGCGCTCGACTGGCTGCAAACGGGGCGGGATCCCGAGAAACCGTTTCTCCTGATGTATCAGCACAAGGCGCCCCATCGCACCTGGGACCCGGGGCCGGACCACCTCAACCTGTACGACGACGTGACGATACCGGAGCCGCCGACGCTGTTCGACGACTACGCCGGCCGCACCAGCTCCGCCCGCAATCAACACATGACCATCGCCCACAACCTGCGCGCGCTCGACCTCAAGATCGTATCGCCCCCCAACCTGACCCCCGAGCAGCAGGCGACCTGGGACGCCGCATACGACCCCAAAAACGAAGTCCTGCGCGCCAACCCGCTTTCGGGCGACGACCTCACGCGCTGGAAATACCAGCGGTACGTGAAGGACTATCTCCGCGCCGTCGCGTCCGTCGACGACAACATCGGGCGGGTGCTGGATTACCTCGACGAGGCCGGCCTCTCCGACAACACCATCGTCGTCTACAGCTCCGACCAGGGCTGGTATCTGGGCGAACATGGCTGGTACGACAAACGCTGGATGTACGAGGAATCGCTGCGGACGCCGTTCATCGTGCGCTGGCCCGGTCACATCCAGCCCGGCAGCGTGAACGGCGACTTCGTCTCCAATCTCGACTTCGGCCCGACCTTTCTCGAGCTGGCCGGCGTCACCCCGCCGGCGTCGATGCAGGGCCGCAGCCTGAAACCCATTTTCGAGGGTAACACGCCGGCGGACTGGCGCAAGAGCCACTACTATCAGTATTACGAATACCCGGCCTCGCACTGCGTGCAACGGCACTACGGCGTGCGCACCGAGCGCTACAAGCTGATCTATTTCTACCTGGTCGACGAGTGGGAATTGTTCGATCTCGAAACCGACCCGGACGAACTGACCAGCGTGTACGACGACCCGGCATATGCGGACGTCGTGGCGGAGATGAAAACCGAACTGGAGCGGCTGCGCCGGGAGTACGAGGTGCCGGAAGACACGCGCCCGAGCGGGCCGTGCGAATTCGACTCCGAGGACTGGCAGGGCTTCGAAACACCCTGACGCATGCGCCCTTCGCTGACGCCAGACCGGATCGACGGGCTCATCCGCTCGGTTTACGGACTCGAGGCCACGCCGCGCGCCCTGCCCAGTTATAGCGATCTCAATATCGCGCTGGAGGTCGAGGGGGATAGGGCGTGGGTCCTGAAGATCGTCAACAGCGACGAACCTGAGGCGATGCTGGACTTCCAGCAACGCGCGTTGCTGCATCTGGCCTCCACGGATCCCGGGTTGCGGATCCCCAGGCTCCGCCCGACGACGGAGGGGCATCCGCGGACCGTGGTCGACGGCGCGCAGGGCGCGCGCCATGGCGTCTGGATGGTTTCGTATCTGGAGGGTCGGTTTCTGGCGGATCTGCCCGTGCATCCGCCGGCGTTGCTCCGGGATGTCGGCCGTTTTTTCGGCCGGCTCGATCGGGCGCTGGCCGGTTTCGAGCACGAGGCAATGCATCGGGTGTTGCGGTGGGACCTGCGCCAGGCCGGCCTCGCGGTGGCGTGTCTGCCGGCCATCGCGGATGCCGCGCGCCGGCGCCTCGCGGAAGATATCCTCGACCGGTTTGCGCGCGAGACGTCCGCGGCGCTGGATCGGCTGCGGATGCAGGTCATCCACAACGACGGCAACGACCACAACGTGCTGGTGGGGGCCTCCGGCGACGACGCGGCCGTAAGCGGCGTTATCGATTTTGGGGACATGATCTGCACGGCGCTCGTGTGCGAGCCGGCCATTGCGGCCGCGTATGCGCTGCTGGGAAAGTCGGATCCGGTGGATGCCGCGCTCCGTCTATTCGAAGGCTACCATCAGGTTTTTCCGCTGACGGCGGAGGAGTTGGCGCTCGGGTTCGACCTGATCCGGCTGCGGCTGGCGATGAGCGTGTGCTATTCGGCGCGCGAACGCGAACGCGCCCCGGAGAATGCGTATCTGGCCGTGAGCGAGGCGCCGGCATGGGAGGTCCTGGAGCGCTTCGCGGCGTTGGATCGGGCTGCGGTGATGGGGCGATTTTTAGCTATCGCTGCGATGGCCCCCAAACCCGAAGGGTTTTGAAAACCCTTCGGGTTTAACGACGCTGGCCCATTTTTCGATGCACCCCACCTACACATTTCATCTTCATCCATGCCCACGCCACCCTCCCCCATAGACGCCTTGCTCGCCCGTCGCCGGCGTCACCTCGGGCCGTCGCTCAGCGTCTCCTACCGCGAACCCCTCAAGATCGTGCGAGGGCGCGCGCAATACCTGTACGACGAGGCCGGCCGCGCCTACCTCGACGGCGTGAACAACGTCTGCCACGTCGGGCATGCCCACCCGCGCGTCGTAAGCGCGATCCAGGAGCAAGCGGCGCTCCTCAACACCAACACCCGCTACCTCCACGACCACATCGTCACCTACGCGGAGCGACTCACCGCGACCCTCCCCGAACCGCTTCGCGTCTGCTACTTCGTGTGCTCGGGCAGCGAGGCCAACGAACTGGCGCTTCGACTGGCGCAGACGTATACCAACCGCAAGGACGTCATCTTGGTCGACCATGCCTACCATGGAAATACCGGCGCCCTGATCGATATCAGTCCATACAAGTTCAACAGCCCGGGTGGAAAAGGCGCCCCGCCCCACGTCCACGTCGCGCCGGCGCCGGATGCCTTTCGGGGCCGGCACCGCGCGCCCGAACCGGACCTCGGGTCGCGTTATGCCCGCTACGTGGCCGACCTCGCCGCCGCGCATCCTCCGGCCGCCTTCATCGCCGAATCCATCCTGAGCTGCGGCGGCCAGATCGTTCTGCCAGAAGGGTATCTCGCATCGGCCTACGCGGCGGTCCGCCGCGCCGGCGGCGTCTGCATCGCCGACGAGGTGCAGGTCGGCTTCGGCCGCGTCGGCTCACACTTCTGGGCGTTCGAGACGCAGGGGGTGGTGCCGGACATCGTTACGATGGGCAAACCGATCGGCAATGGCCATCCGATGGCGGCCGTCGTCACCACGCCGGCCATCGCCGACGCCTTCGACAACGGCATGGAGTATTTCAACACCTTCGGCGGCAACCCCGTCTCGTGCGCCGCCGGCCTGGCCGTGCTGGACGTGATCCGGGACGAAGACCTCCAGCAGCACGCCCTGGATACCGGCCGCTATTTTCTGGAGCGGCTGCGCGACCTCATGCGCCGGCACCCCGCTATCGGCGACGTGCGCGGGCTCGGTCTGTTCATCGGGATCGAGTTCGTGACCGACCGCGATACGCGGAGCCCTGACGCCGAAACCGCATCGGCCGCCGTGGAGGCCCTCAAGGAACAGGGCATCCTGCTCAGCACCGACGGACCCGATCACAACGTCATCAAGATCAAGCCGCCGATGCCGTTTGATCGGGAGAATGCGGGTCAGGTTACCCGGGCCCTGGATGCCTGGCTGGAGCGCCGGCGATCAGGTAGAGATGCTTTCTAGCCGTTCGATCGAAACCACTTTCGCCGGAAACAGCTACAAAAGTAGACACCACTTCAAGCGCACAGGGCAGATCATGTTCAGGATCAAAACGCCATGAACGAGTTGTCGTGATCGAAGACCCAATATGGGTCCAGCTGCCCCTGGCGAATGTGATCCATGTCGATCAAATCAGGCAACACGGCGGTTCGTACGGCATTCGGGATCAGGGTTTGCTGGAGTCCGCCCTGCCCCGCCCGCTCAGCACGGAAGCTCGCAAGCGGGGATTTGACGGAAGACGAACTGGCTGCCTGGCTCAGGCAGCACACTCAACCTCGGTAGCATCATGCTCGCTAAACGTACGACCTTGATCGCACTCCTCTGCGCCCTGTTGCCGGCGTACGGCAGTTTGTGGGCCCAAACAACGGATCTGGAACTGTTCGAAGATTCCGTGCACGCGTTTTTTGGAAAACACGTCCGCGCCGGCCGGGTCGATTACTCGGCCATCAAGAAGCAGCCGGCTGCGCTGGACGCCCTGCTGGAGACCATCGCCTCGATGGATCGATCCGCCCTCGCACCGGACGACGACAAGGCGTTTCTGGTCAATGCGTACAATATCCTGGTCATTAAAACGGTCGTCGACCGCCTCCCCCTCGACTCCCCGCTCGACGACGCCGGCTTTTTTAATAAGGCCGCCTACCCGGTCGCCGGCGCGACCCTCACGCTGGACGATCTCGAGAAAAAGACGCTCTACGCCGCCTACCCGGACGCCCGCCTCCACTTCGCGCTCGTCTGCGCCGCCCGCGGCTGCCCGGAGCTGATCCCCGACGCCTACCGAGCAGCCACACTCGACGCCCAGCTCGACCGCCAGACGCGCCACGCCATGACCAGCCCGCAGATCGTGCAGTACGACGCCGGCACCAAAACCGCCCGGCTCTCCGAACTCTTCACCTGGTACGCAGCGGACTTCACCCGGAATCATCCATCAGTACTCGCCTTCATCAACGCCTACCGCGATACACCAATCCCCTCCAACGCGCAAACGGCCTCCATCCCCTACGACTGGACACTCAACGGCCAATAAGGTCGGCGCAAGTGATGACTGGGCAGGGGAAATAGGACATTGGAAATCGAAAATCGGAAATTGCTACGTGTAAGGCGCCTCATATCCTGCATCCTGCATCAGGACTGTTAACAAAAATGGCTGTGCGCACTCTATAAGCACATACCCTCCTTTTTAAGGAGGGTCGTCGACGGCATGTGCCGCTCGACGGGGAGGATCAGCCGAAATAGACCGCTGTGCCATCCAACAAACCACCCCACCCCGACGTTCGTCGTGGTCGCCCCTCCTTGGAAAGGAGGGGATGACCTGAAAAAGGACGCCCTGCTATTTTTGTTAACACGCCTGATCCCGCATCCAACATCCCCCATCCCTCAACCTGCCCCCGGCCCCCCATCCTCACGGCCTCGCCAGCCGGTGGCTCACGAAGGCGAACTCCTTGCTGTCCGGCGACCACGAGTTGACATTGATGGTGCCCTGGCCGCCGAAGAGTTTGGCGACGGTGCGCACGGCGCCGCCTTCGGCCGGCATCATGCGGAGCATCACGTCGTGGTAGGGCGGGTGGCCCTCGACGCCGGGCTCAAAGCTGACGAACACCATGTGCTGCCCGTCGGGCGAGATGTGGGGGAACCAGTCGTTGTATTCGTCGAACGTGAGCTGCTCCTGGCCCGAGCCGTCCGGCCGCATCCGGTAGATCTGCATCGTGCCCGTGCGCACCGAGTTGAAATAGATCCACTGGCCGTCGGGGGAGTACTCGGGGCCGTCGTCGAGGCCCACCGCCGTCGTCAGCCGGCGCTCGCGGCCGCCGCCGATGGGCATGGCGTAGATGTCGTAATCGCCGTTTCGCTGCCCGACATACACGAGGGTCTTGCCGTCCGGCGATACGCCGTGCCAGTAGGACGGTTCGAGGGGGGTGATCTGCCGCGCCTTCCCGCCGGCGATCGGGGCCGTGTAGACGCGCGACGCGGTATGACCGGGGCCGACCCCGCTGATGATGAGCGTTTTCCCGTCGAATGTGATGCCGTGGTCGTTGTTGGCGCGGATGACCGGGTCGGTCTCGATCATTTTCGGCTCACCGCCGGCCGGCGGGATCGTGTAGAGGCCGCCGTTCATATTGAAGAGGAGATAGGAACCGTCCGGCGACCAGTTGGGGGCCTCGAAGCGCTCCATGGCGCGCCACACCACCCGGCGGTCGGTATACGCCGCCACGGGGATGATCTCGAGCGTGGATTCGACAACCGGTTCGCCCGATGCCGCCGGCAGGTTCGTGTCGAGCCGTACGTCCGTGAAGACCGCGGTCTGCGTCGTGTCGTTGTCGTGCGCGCTGACCCCGATGCCGACATACACGGAGTCGCCGAACGCCACCTTGTACGAGCCGCCCGAGGGCTGGAGCGGATCGGCGCCGGCGGCGACGGACATGTACGCCACGTCCCCTTCCCGGGTCAGCGCCAGCCGGCGGGCCTGCCGAACGTTCGAGATGATCTCGTAGGTTATCCCGCCCTTGATTTCCCGGTGCTGGAGCGCCGATATCCCGTTGCCGTGCACCGCCGCGCTCACATACGCGGCATCGCGGTCGAGGTCCTGGCGGATCATCAGGATAGCCTTCCGATGCGGATTGCCCGTCGCCCCGAGCAGTTCGATATCCGCCGACAACGCCAGATCCCTCGTTGGCACCCGCTTCCAGATGTAGTGGAAATCGTCCTTGTCCTCCCACATGTTGTCGCCGCCGCCGACCACGGTGTAGGCGCCGGTCGCCGCGTCATAATCGACCGAGCCGGCGTGCCGGACGACGCCGACGTCCGTCTGACCCTCGAACTGCCCCAGATCGGGACCGGCGCAGCCGGCCAGGAGGAAGAGCAGGGCAAATGCATACAAAGATGGTGCGCGCATGGGGCCGAGGCGTTGGGTTGCGGGGTGATGGACGATCCAGCATAAGAAAAAGGCCCGGGGTATTCAATTATCCCAACGACAGAACGCCGGCCCGGGATGAACCCGGCCGGCGTTCCATGCACGTCCATCGGGAGGTGCGGAGGTCATTGTTTGTAGCGGAGAAACACCACGTTCATCTGCTTCTCGTCGGCGCTGATGCCGTTGCTGATGATGACGTTGGACTTCCCGAGGCCGGTCACCAGGATGGCGTCCGCCCCCTTTTCCTTTGCTTCCTCGATGAGTTTGCCCTGGATCTTGCGGTTCTTGACCCAGAACCCGCTCCCCAGGCCGTGCCCGATGAGGTCGTAGTCGCGGGCAATCGCCGCTTCGGAGTAGTAGATGTCCACGTCGGCCGTAGGTGTATACTCGTCGCCGACGTAGTTGACGCTGGCGCATCCGCCAGCCAGCACCGCAACGAGGGCGATGAGGGGCAGGATGGCGCGCCGCGTCGTGCGGGATGGCATGGAGGTCGCGGGGTTCGGGTAACAGGTCTGTGCACGTTGCATGATCGTCGATGGTCTGATTGCTGGAAAGATCGGGGAAGGCGTTGCGCCTCGCCCCCGACCGGGGTGCTTTTGTGACAGAACCTACGGCGGGTCGATGCCGCGCGATGCGCCCAAAGGGTGCAGGAGGGGTTGTATTCAGGGGTTGTAATTTGCAGGCCGGCGGCCTACAACACGCCCAGCGTGGTGGCCCTGGCGACGGCTTCGGTGCGGTGCGACACGCCGAGTTTGCCGTAGGCGTTGGAGATGTGCCGTTTGACGGTGGCGACGCTGATGTACAGCTGCTCCGCGATGTCCGGATTGCGCTTGCCGGCGGCGATGAGACGCAGGATCTCGATCTCGCGCGCGGTCAGCGGCTCGGGCAACGCGCCGCCTCCCCGCTCCGCCCGCGCGGCGGAACGCTGCGCCTCGCCGAGGGCCTCCAGCAGGTGCCGGCCGAACGCGCCCCCGCACCCCCTGGCCACGGCCGCCGCAAGCCACTCCCCGATCGCAGCCCCTTCATCCAGAAACAGGCGCACCGGGCGGTCCCCTTCGGCCAGCGCGAGCGCGCGCTCGAAACGCGTCTGGGCCGACGGCGCATCGCCGGCATCCCGCGCGTGCTGCGCTTCGAGGAGCAGGGTTTCGACGAGGCTGCCCCGGCGACCGCCGCGCTCGGCTTCGCGGCGCAGACGGTCCAGCAGCACCCCCGCCGCATCGCGGGCCACCCGGTCCGGGGCGTGCCGATCCCGGGCAAGGAGCAGCCGCGCAAACGTGAGGTGTTCGTATTCGCGCATGAACGAAAGCGGCTCGCCGGCGGACAGGGCGCGTTCGTCCGCCCACGCCCAGGCCTCCTCGAGCCGGCCCTGACGAATCAGGATGCGGGCCTTCCGGGCCGCGTAGGGGCGTGGCTGCGGCACCGGCCCCCGGATCATGGCGCGCTCCGCGTCGTCGAGCAGCGCGGCGGCA is a window from the Rhodothermales bacterium genome containing:
- a CDS encoding biopolymer transporter TolR, which produces MRAPSLYAFALLFLLAGCAGPDLGQFEGQTDVGVVRHAGSVDYDAATGAYTVVGGGDNMWEDKDDFHYIWKRVPTRDLALSADIELLGATGNPHRKAILMIRQDLDRDAAYVSAAVHGNGISALQHREIKGGITYEIISNVRQARRLALTREGDVAYMSVAAGADPLQPSGGSYKVAFGDSVYVGIGVSAHDNDTTQTAVFTDVRLDTNLPAASGEPVVESTLEIIPVAAYTDRRVVWRAMERFEAPNWSPDGSYLLFNMNGGLYTIPPAGGEPKMIETDPVIRANNDHGITFDGKTLIISGVGPGHTASRVYTAPIAGGKARQITPLEPSYWHGVSPDGKTLVYVGQRNGDYDIYAMPIGGGRERRLTTAVGLDDGPEYSPDGQWIYFNSVRTGTMQIYRMRPDGSGQEQLTFDEYNDWFPHISPDGQHMVFVSFEPGVEGHPPYHDVMLRMMPAEGGAVRTVAKLFGGQGTINVNSWSPDSKEFAFVSHRLARP
- a CDS encoding DUF547 domain-containing protein gives rise to the protein MLAKRTTLIALLCALLPAYGSLWAQTTDLELFEDSVHAFFGKHVRAGRVDYSAIKKQPAALDALLETIASMDRSALAPDDDKAFLVNAYNILVIKTVVDRLPLDSPLDDAGFFNKAAYPVAGATLTLDDLEKKTLYAAYPDARLHFALVCAARGCPELIPDAYRAATLDAQLDRQTRHAMTSPQIVQYDAGTKTARLSELFTWYAADFTRNHPSVLAFINAYRDTPIPSNAQTASIPYDWTLNGQ
- a CDS encoding cytochrome c peroxidase; the encoded protein is MGVFFVGCDIFKGKDDDPKLDEQLEAALVDASNGQGMDYFRLPESTDFNAIPQDPRNPITAKKVELGQLLYHETALNINAVKAEGMGTESCASCHHAAAGFQAGRIQGIGEGGWGFGQKGEARTQNPNYDVTELDIQPIRTPSAMNGAYQEAQLWNGQFGALGINAGTQAFWTPGTPKADNSFGYEGLEIQAIAGLKVHRMGDVDQSIATTHARYTQLFAEAFPGQPIDREHAGLAIAAFERTLMANQSPFQKWLRGTKDAMTEQEKRGAILFFDKANCAACHTGPALNSMTFYALGMENLNGPGVYGDPSVDASRFGRGSFTGNAADNYKFKTPQIYNLMDSPFYGHGGTFKSVREVVEYKNAAIPSNSEVPESQLAAEFVPLNLTADEMTDLTAFIEGALYDPDLFRYVPNSVPSGNCLPANDSQTRADLNCN
- a CDS encoding aminotransferase class III-fold pyridoxal phosphate-dependent enzyme: MPTPPSPIDALLARRRRHLGPSLSVSYREPLKIVRGRAQYLYDEAGRAYLDGVNNVCHVGHAHPRVVSAIQEQAALLNTNTRYLHDHIVTYAERLTATLPEPLRVCYFVCSGSEANELALRLAQTYTNRKDVILVDHAYHGNTGALIDISPYKFNSPGGKGAPPHVHVAPAPDAFRGRHRAPEPDLGSRYARYVADLAAAHPPAAFIAESILSCGGQIVLPEGYLASAYAAVRRAGGVCIADEVQVGFGRVGSHFWAFETQGVVPDIVTMGKPIGNGHPMAAVVTTPAIADAFDNGMEYFNTFGGNPVSCAAGLAVLDVIRDEDLQQHALDTGRYFLERLRDLMRRHPAIGDVRGLGLFIGIEFVTDRDTRSPDAETASAAVEALKEQGILLSTDGPDHNVIKIKPPMPFDRENAGQVTRALDAWLERRRSGRDAF
- a CDS encoding phosphotransferase is translated as MRPSLTPDRIDGLIRSVYGLEATPRALPSYSDLNIALEVEGDRAWVLKIVNSDEPEAMLDFQQRALLHLASTDPGLRIPRLRPTTEGHPRTVVDGAQGARHGVWMVSYLEGRFLADLPVHPPALLRDVGRFFGRLDRALAGFEHEAMHRVLRWDLRQAGLAVACLPAIADAARRRLAEDILDRFARETSAALDRLRMQVIHNDGNDHNVLVGASGDDAAVSGVIDFGDMICTALVCEPAIAAAYALLGKSDPVDAALRLFEGYHQVFPLTAEELALGFDLIRLRLAMSVCYSARERERAPENAYLAVSEAPAWEVLERFAALDRAAVMGRFLAIAAMAPKPEGF
- a CDS encoding sulfatase; this translates as MHVSASSRHFVVLFTAGLLFLTNGCTRQAAPPPNIVFIFTDDHSAKAISAYGSVINQTPNIDRLAQEGMLFRHCFVTNSICAPSRATILTGTYNHINGQITNEERFDGTQTTFPKLLQQAGYETALVGKWHLKSTPTGFNFWRALIGQGPYYNPPIGSPEDTSRVEGYTTDIITDLALDWLQTGRDPEKPFLLMYQHKAPHRTWDPGPDHLNLYDDVTIPEPPTLFDDYAGRTSSARNQHMTIAHNLRALDLKIVSPPNLTPEQQATWDAAYDPKNEVLRANPLSGDDLTRWKYQRYVKDYLRAVASVDDNIGRVLDYLDEAGLSDNTIVVYSSDQGWYLGEHGWYDKRWMYEESLRTPFIVRWPGHIQPGSVNGDFVSNLDFGPTFLELAGVTPPASMQGRSLKPIFEGNTPADWRKSHYYQYYEYPASHCVQRHYGVRTERYKLIYFYLVDEWELFDLETDPDELTSVYDDPAYADVVAEMKTELERLRREYEVPEDTRPSGPCEFDSEDWQGFETP